The sequence CAGGCTCACGGGAATGAGTCCCGGCGCGAAAAAAGAACTCAGCCGCAACAGGTCAACCGATTCCGGAACCGCCTCGTACAGCTTCTTGAGCAGTATCGACCAGGCACGCTGGAAGGGCATGGGGAAGTCAGCGGACACGCGCACCACGTTCTGATCGATGTTGCCGGCCAGCAGCTCGACGTACTGAGCGACGGACATGTCGGAGTCGTTGAGCCAGCCGGCGGTCTGGTCCAGTACCAGGGGGAGGTCTTCCAGCGCTTCCGCGAGCTGACCCGCTTCAACCCTGGTCAGCCGCGGGGCACGGCGGCTGACGAAGGCCACCGACTCCTCGCGGTCGTACACCGGCACTTCCAGCAGCCGGCTGTTGTGTTCCCGCCACTGCGGGTTGCGCGAAGTGATCAGGACGTGGCCGGTGCCGGTCGGCACGAGACCCGAGATCTGCTCCGGTTCGTCGGCGCCGTCCAGGACCAGCAGCCACTTCACGTACGGGGTGCCCCGGCGCAGCGCGTCACGCACCGCGCGCAGCCTCTCCCCGTAGTCGGCGCCGGTGGACAGCCCGAGCCTCGGCGCGAGTTCCGCGAGGGTGCGCCGGTAGACGGCCCGCGTCTCGGCGCGCACCCACCAGACGACGTCGTACTCGAGACAGAAGCGGTACACGAACTCCGCGGCCAGCTGGCTCTTGCCCACTCCGGGCATGCCGTGGAAGGTCACGACGCCCGTGCCCGTCTCGGCATCCTGCAACAGCTCGTACGCGTCGTTCAGCAGCTCCTCCCGTCCGGTGAAACGGGTGTTGCGGCTCGGTACCGTCGGCCCCCAGATCTCCGGAGAGGCGGTCGGGAAGCGCGGTGCCCGCTGCGCGCCGGCACGGGGCTCAGGCACGGGCCGACGGAGCAGGTCCAGCCGGTCGAGGCGGTCGAACACCCGGCGCTCGGCTTCCTCCGACCCCACGCTCAGGTCCGTGGCGGCGAGTACGGCGGTCGCCGTCGGCACCGGTTCCGCGGTGACCAGAACCGCGGCGAACCGCTCCGGATCGGGAGCCACCACCTCACGAAGCGCGATGTTCCACTCCTCGTGCGTCCGCGGTCCGAGCTGGAAGTACCACTTGCTGAGGATGATGAGGATGCGTCCCCGGGCGAGCTTCAGGTCCCGCAGGTGGTCCGACAGCGGGATCTCCAAAGAACCCGCCCACCGCTGGTACACGACATGCAGCCCGCGGCGTTCGAGCACGTGGCCGATCCACGCCGCCCAGGCCCGGTCGTAACCGGCGAAGCTGATCGTGACGGAGTCCTCGCGGGCATGCCTGTGAGCCGCTCCGGCCGACGCGCGGCTTTCAGACATGCAGCGGCCTCCCCCGCGTTTCGAAACGCGTGCAGCCTAGACGCCTGTAACGCATACGGGAACTCACCAACAGGCCTTTTTTAAAAGGAAGTTGACGTTTCGAGCGCTCCTGTTGACACAACTTGAACACATCGCCCCACGCGTATCATTTTTCATCCAATTACCTATCAATTGTGACTCTTTTGGGTATGCAATATCCTTTCGGACACGCAATTTGTTCGCTCATTCGGAGGGCGCACGGGAGCGCAGCCAGCGCGCGCGAGCGGTGTTCACGGCCGCTTCGGCTCGGATCCGCGCACCGGCGGGAGGGGGATTCTCACTCATCCGCTCGCACTCACCGGCCAGCTGATCGACCAGCCGGCGCCCCGACGACGTGAGGGAGCCCGCCCCCGCGACCACCGGCAGTGTCACCCGCACCTGCTCCCGGTAGCGGGCGTGCTCGCGCCAGGCCGCTTCCCGCTGTCCGGTGCCGGCCGCGACGGTCAGCGCACACCTCTGGAAGAAGTCCGCGAGCGCCACATGGCTGTACACCCCCTGCAGCAGCCCCTCGTACGGTCGTGGATCCGGCCGCCACGGAGCGAAGTACCGTTCCTGCGGCCCTTCTCGGTGCAGCACCACCATGTCGCTGAGAGCGGCGAGCTTGGCGTGCTGCACCTCGTGCACGAGGGTCGCCGCGAAGGTGGCGGGGGTCGGCGGCGTGCTGCTGAGCACGGCTCCGAACGCCTCCCGCCGGGTCCCGCTGCAGCTTCCCGTCGCCCGCCCCGGCCCCCCGGGGTCCGCCGGTGTGACCAGTGGCACCAGGCAACGCAGGAGCGCGGCGACCTCCGTGACCCGGTGCTCGCCCCCGAGCCGGAGCATCGGCAGCACCCCCGCCCAGGAGCGGAGCCACCGCTTTCGTTCGGCCCCGCCAAGAGTCGCCGGCCCGCTCAGCCCCTGGCGGTGAAGGTCGCCGTGCACCATGCGGTAGGGATCGAGGTCGTCGAGGGGAACGGGAGCGGAGCCGGGCAGCAGACCCGGCAGGCTGCGGGCCGGAACCCAGGAGCCGGCCGGGCAGTGTGTGGCCGCACTGACGCCGATGTCCGTTCCGGTTCCGTTCCTCTCCCGCACCACGACATCGGCACAGCCGTGCCGGCGCAGAACGGTACGGCCGTCACGGTGGACCACGTCGACGGTCACCTCCCCCGGCTCAGCC is a genomic window of Streptomyces sp. NBC_00414 containing:
- a CDS encoding aKG-HExxH-type peptide beta-hydroxylase yields the protein MIPSALTERALSELGRTAGGPDTLALLQRDQYVRRLLLLRAILDAVEVADPEVCPRPLRDRLREDWSLLEEADNGTGAEFLTHGEEGAGRRSSALARLLHPLVGPWGRSCLRALGAVPASRMTRRHQADTMRRGLAHFSALAAAAAVRAGVPFSVRLTATGGTLYLPSLGALRTAEPGEVTVDVVHRDGRTVLRRHGCADVVVRERNGTGTDIGVSAATHCPAGSWVPARSLPGLLPGSAPVPLDDLDPYRMVHGDLHRQGLSGPATLGGAERKRWLRSWAGVLPMLRLGGEHRVTEVAALLRCLVPLVTPADPGGPGRATGSCSGTRREAFGAVLSSTPPTPATFAATLVHEVQHAKLAALSDMVVLHREGPQERYFAPWRPDPRPYEGLLQGVYSHVALADFFQRCALTVAAGTGQREAAWREHARYREQVRVTLPVVAGAGSLTSSGRRLVDQLAGECERMSENPPPAGARIRAEAAVNTARARWLRSRAPSE